A window of the Brassica napus cultivar Da-Ae chromosome A2, Da-Ae, whole genome shotgun sequence genome harbors these coding sequences:
- the LOC106365373 gene encoding uncharacterized protein LOC106365373: MSRAFTMDLIVNLVPLLFSAALVYSDQSTVPLKSFKISENVIYDCIDIYKQPGLDHPLLRNHKIQMKPSFSPHDSTNKTGNNATYKTKIACPYGTVPILRNTKEFNTDAQIFAEKHFNQILADGLDPLTHIAGVRSEPGPYRGVQAFFKAYNLDLRDDEASYNQIYIGSGLNNGANFLMTGLMINPSLYGNDSVWTFGFFQGKDGKGCYNTGCPGFIQLSPRNPIAFPVGMKPLEAGNIHPFIHQDNQTGNWWLSTLGYNSFKVDIGYWPKELFNLMDNGGNIVGAGGVVHASPFGSSPAMGHGQFPKQPVPLDGSPTFSDVKVMNSKYESHRMDYFPIEKLLDSPQCYGIEIGINEPPHHDHRGFFFDVGGPGGNTC, from the exons ATGTCTAGAGCATTTACGATGGATCTTATCGTGAATCTCGTACCTCTTTTGTTCTCAGCAGCCCTAGTTTATTCGGATCAAAGTACAGTGCCTCTCAAATCTTTCAAG ATCAGTGAAAATGTGATATACGAttgcattgatatttataagcAACCGGGACTTGATCATCCCTTGCTCAGAAACCACAAAATCCAG ATGAAACCATCATTTTCACCACATGATTCAACGAATAAAACTGGCAATAACGCGACATACAAAACGAAAATAGCATGTCCATATGGAACTGTTCCTATACTGAGAAATACAAAGGAATTCAACACTGATGCACAAATTTTTGCCGAAAAGCATTTCAATCAGATTTTAGCCGATGGGCTCGATCCTCTAACACAT ATTGCTGGAGTAAGGTCGGAGCCTGGTCCATATCGTGGTGTGCAAGCCTTTTTTAAAGCATATAACTTAGACCTCAGAGACGATGAAGCGTCCTATAATCAGATATATATAGGGAGTGGACTTAATAACGGGGCCAATTTTTTGATGACAGGTTTAATG ATAAATCCAAGTTTATATGGAAACGACAGTGTCTGGACATTTGGATTTTTTCAG GGTAAGGATGGAAAAGGATGTTACAATACTGGATGTCCAGGGTTTATCCAATTATCGCCACGAAATCCCATAGCCTTTCCCGTAGGAATGAAGCCACTAGAAGCTGGCAACATACATCCCTTCATCCATCAG GATAATCAAACAGGAAATTGGTGGCTTTCAACCTTGGGTTATAATTCATTTAAAGTAGATATCGGCTATTGGCCAAAAGAGCTATTCAACCTTATGGATAATGGTGGAAATATTGTTGGAGCTGGAGGTGTGGTTCATGCTTCTCCATTTGGTTCAAGCCCTGCGATGGGTCATGGTCAATTTCCAAAACAACCAGTACCTTTAGATGGATCACCAACTTTTTCAGATGTTAAAGTCATGAATTCTAAGTATGAGTCACATAGAATGGATTATTTTCCAATAGAGAAGTTGTTAGACAGTCCCCAGTGTTATGGGATAGAAATTGGGATAAACGAACCTCCTCATCACGATCATCGTGGTTTCTTTTTTGATGTTGGTGGTCCGGGAGGAAACACTTGTTGA
- the LOC106454364 gene encoding DNA-directed RNA polymerases IV and V subunit 4-like — MSEKGGKGFKSSLKSSYGPGKDDNATKSKKTRKVQFDPQGPRESKYTFLQDSDEQIQGSSAKGGKGSKARKSTLSKESQPLELKTDKELPENAKCLMDCEAFEILQGIKEQMAVLSEDPSVKLPVSFDRGLEYVKYGRCYMNPQSVRQILEPLKKHGVSESEMCVIANVCPESIDEVFAFVPSMKGRKDKISEPLEEALMKLSKLKRSA; from the exons ATGTCGGAGAAAGGAGGAAAAGGGTtcaaatcttctctcaaatcctCTTATG GACCCGGCAAGGATGATAACGCAACCAAGTCCAAGAAGACAAGGAAAGTCCAATTTGATCCTCAAG GCCCACGAGAGTCCAAGTACACGTTTCTTCAAGACTCTGATGAACAGATTCAAGGTTCTTCTGCTAAAG GTGGGAAGGGAAGCAAGGCTAGGAAGAGTACTCTGTCTAAAGAGTCTCAGCCGCTTGAGCTTAAGACTGATAAGG AGCTTCCGGAGAATGCAAAGTGCTTGATGGATTGTGAAGCTTTTGAGATTCTGCAAGGCATCAAGGAGCAAATGGCTGTGCTATCTGAAGATCCTAGCGTAAAGCTTCCTGT GTCTTTCGACAGAGGACTGGAGTATGTGAAGTATGGTCGTTGCTACATGAATCCTCAGTCTGTCAGACAGATCCTTGA GCCTCTGAAAAAGCATGGTGTTTCTGAAAGCGAG ATGTGTGTGATTGCCAATGTCTGTCCAGAAAGCATTGATGAAGTCTTTGCTTTTGTTCCATCCATGAAG GGAAGAAAAGACAAGATCAGTGAGCCCTTAGAAGAGGCATTGATGAAGCTCTCCAAGCTCAAAAGATCTGCTTAA
- the LOC125587724 gene encoding subtilisin-like protease SBT5.4 — protein sequence MLSAMTKTLLALLIIFSLFHVPAFAVKKKSYIVYLGSHSHGPEVSSLALKRVAESHHELLGSFLGSHEKARNAIFYSYDRHINGFAAVLEEEEAEAISKHPNVISVFLDKGKKLHTTHSWEFMQLEKDGVIPSSSLWSKARLGEDTIIGNIDTGVWSESKSFSPHGLGPVPCRWKGSCNTGGNVSCNRKLIGTRYFNKGYLVSAGLKSNSSFESARDHDGHGTHTLSTAGGHFVRGASVFGVGNGTAKGGSPMARVASYKACWPPVNGSECFDADILAAFDMAIHDGVDVLSVSLGGDPADYFADGIAIGSFHAVKHGITVVCSAGNSGPAPATVSNVAPWILTVAASTLDREFQSFVQLASGERFKGESMSKALPAGKMFSLTTGAQAKLANASAIDAMLCKEGTLDPHKAKGKIMVCLRGNSSRVEKGRQAAQAGAAAMILCNDKASGNDITADPHFLPATHINFFDSQALFSYVNSTYLEPMGTLTAPAAAFGIKPAPYMANFSSQGPNTVTPGILKPDVTAPGVDIIAAYTREQSLSGLEFDHRTTAFYIESGTSMSCPHVAGVAGLLRTMHPSWSSAAIRSAIMTTARTRDNRVSPMLNGSYVKANSFNYGSGHIRPNRAGDPGLVYDLTVNDYLDFLCAVGYNQTMIKLFSESPSYKCPKEASIVDLNYPSITVPKLTGSVTVTRKLKNVGSVGTYAANVREPHGVSVKVEPSVLKFDRVGQVKSFKMTLKPKWVAKDYAFGGLTWSDGKHYVRSPIVVSIA from the exons ATGCTATCAGCTATGACGAAGACTCTACTTGCATTGTTAATCATCTTCTCTCTGTTTCATGTCCCTGCTTTTGCTGTGAAAAAA AAGTCGTACATTGTTTACCTGGGATCTCACTCACATGGCCCTGAAGTCTCCTCCTTAGCCCTTAAACGTGTAGCTGAATCTCATCATGAATTGCTGGGATCCTTTTTGGGAAG TCATGAGAAGGCTAGAAACGCAATCTTCTACTCATACGATAGACATATCAACGGCTTTGCAGCagttcttgaagaagaagaagctgaagctaTTTCAA AGCATCCGAATGTGATCAGTGTGTTTCTAGACAAGGGGAAGAAGTTGCATACAACACATTCTTGGGAGTTCATGCAATTGGAGAAGGATGGTGTGATCCCTTCAAGTTCCTTGTGGTCAAAGGCAAGACTTGGTGAAGACACAATCATCGGAAACATTGACACTG GTGTCTGGTCTGAATCCAAAAGCTTTAGCCCACATGGTCTTGGACCTGTTCCTTGTCGATGGAAAGGAAGTTGCAACACCGGTGGCAATGTTAGTTGCAACAGGAAGCTTATAGGGACAAGGTACTTCAACAAAGGATACTTGGTTTCCGCGGGTCTCAAGAGCAACTCTTCCTTTGAGTCTGCTCGTGACCATGATGGTCACGGCACTCACACGCTCTCAACAGCAGGAGGCCACTTTGTCCGGGGAGCTAGCGTCTTCGGTGTAGGCAATGGAACTGCGAAAGGAGGATCTCCAATGGCCAGAGTAGCTTCCTACAAGGCCTGCTGGCCTCCCGTTAACGGCTCTGAGTGCTTTGACGCTGATATCTTGGCTGCCTTTGATATGGCCATCCATGATGGTGTTGATGTCCTCTCCGTCTCTCTCGGTGGTGACCCTGCTGATTACTTCGCAGATGGCATTGCCATCGGCTCCTTCCACGCTGTTAAACATGGTATCACTGTGGTCTGTTCCGCTGGAAACTCTGGCCCCGCTCCTGCAACTGTCTCAAACGTGGCCCCTTGGATACTCACCGTCGCAGCCAGCACGCTAGACCGTGAGTTCCAGTCCTTTGTGCAGCTTGCGAGTGGCGAACGGTTCAAGGGAGAAAGCATGTCAAAGGCCTTGCCTGCAGGGAAAATGTTTAGTCTCACAACGGGAGCTCAAGCTAAACTTGCCAATGCATCTGCTATAGATGC GATGCTTTGCAAAGAAGGCACGTTAGATCCGCACAAGGCAAAGGGTAAGATCATGGTGTGTCTGAGAGGAAACTCATCAAGAGTGGAAAAAGGGAGACAAGCAGCTCAAGCTGGTGCTGCTGCTATGATTCTATGCAATGATAAGGCATCAGGGAATGATATCACAGCTGATCCTCATTTTCTTCCTGCTACACATATCAACTTTTTCGATAGTCAAGCCTTGTTCTCTTACGTTAACTCCACTTA TTTAGAGCCCATGGGAACTCTTACTGCACCTGCAGCAGCTTTTGGCATCAAACCAGCTCCATATATGGCAAATTTCTCATCTCAAGGACCTAACACTGTTACGCCAGGAATCCTTAAG CCTGACGTGACTGCTCCTGGGGTCGACATCATAGCCGCCTACACAAGGGAACAAAGTCTCAGCGGCTTGGAGTTTGATCATCGCACGACTGCATTCTATATAGAATCTGGCACTTCCATGTCCTGCCCTCATGTTGCTGGTGTTGCCGGTCTTCTCAGGACAATGCACCCTTCATGGAGTTCAGCTGCAATTAGATCCGCTATCATGACCACCG CGAGAACACGAGACAACAGAGTTAGCCCCATGCTCAACGGGTCTTACGTGAAGGCAAACTCATTCAACTACGGTTCAGGACATATCAGGCCAAACCGTGCAGGAGATCCAGGATTGGTCTATGACTTGACAGTGAACGACTACTTGGACTTTCTTTGCGCAGTTGGGTACAACCAAACGATGATTAAGCTTTTCTCAGAGAGTCCTTCCTACAAATGCCCCAAGGAAGCTAGTATTGTAGACTTGAACTATCCATCCATCACGGTGCCTAAGCTCACAGGCTCTGTGACTGTGACCCGGAAACTGAAGAATGTAGGATCCGTAGGAACTTATGCGGCAAATGTCAGGGAGCCACATGGCGTGTCCGTGAAAGTTGAGCCGAGTGTGTTGAAGTTTGATAGAGTTGGTCAAGTTAAAAGCTTTAAGATGACATTGAAGCCTAAATGGGTTGCAAAAGACTATGCCTTTGGTGGTCTCACATGGAGTGATGGCAAACATTATGTGAGAAGTCCTATTGTTGTCTCTATCGCCTAg